Proteins from one Triticum aestivum cultivar Chinese Spring chromosome 7A, IWGSC CS RefSeq v2.1, whole genome shotgun sequence genomic window:
- the LOC123150936 gene encoding aquaporin NIP1-1, with the protein MAGGGDNSQTNGGSQEPRAMEEGRKDDYDQGCGLAISLPFVQKIIAEIFGTYFLIFAGCGAVTINKSKGQITFPGVAIVWGLTVMVMVYSVGHISGAHFNPAVTFAFATVRRFPWRQVPAYVLAQMLGATLASGTLRLMFGGRHEHFPGTLPTGSDVQSLVLEFIITFYLMFVISGVSTDNRAIGELAGLAVGATILLNVLIAGPVSGASMNPARTVGPALIGSEYRSIWVYVVGPVAGAVAGAWAYNLIRFTNKPLRELTKSTSFLRSMSRMNSVSV; encoded by the exons ATGGCAGGAGGAGGCGATAACTCCCAGACGAATGGAGGATCTCAGGAGCCGCGCGCCATGGAGGAAGGGAGGAAGGACGACTATGACCAGGGCTGCGGCCTCGCCATCTCTCTCCCCTTCGTCCAGAAG ATCATCGCCGAGATTTTCGGGACCTACTTCCTGATCTTCGCGGGGTGCGGCGCGGTGACCATCAACAAGAGCAAGGGGCAGATCACGTTCCCCGGCGTGGCCATCGTGTGGGGCCTCACCGTGATGGTGATGGTGTACTCCGTCGGCCACATCTCCGGCGCGCACTTCAACCCGGCCGTCACCTTCGCGTTCGCCACCGTGCGCCGCTTCCCGTGGAGGCAGGTGCCGGCGTACGTGCTGGCGCAGATGCTCGGGGCCACGCTGGCCAGCGGCACGCTGAGGCTCATGTTCGGCGGGCGCCACGAGCACTTCCCCGGCACGCTCCCCACCGGGTCCGACGTGCAGTCGCTCGTCCTCGAGTTCATCATCACCTTTTACCTCATGTTCGTCATCTCCGGCGTCTCCACCGACAACAGAGCC ATCGGGGAGCTGGCAGGGCTGGCCGTGGGTGCAACCATCCTGCTTAATGTGCTGATAGCTGG GCCGGTGTCGGGGGCGTCGATGAACCCGGCGAGGACGGTGGGGCCGGCGCTGATCGGGAGTGAGTACAGGTCGATCTGGGTGTACGTGGTGGGGCCGGTGGCCGGAGCCGTGGCCGGGGCGTGGGCGTACAACCTCATCCGCTTCACCAACAAGCCCCTGCGCGAGCTCACCAAGAGCACCTCCTTCCTCAGGAGCATGAGTAGGATGAACTCCGTCTCCGTCTGA